A genomic window from Coccinella septempunctata chromosome 9, icCocSept1.1, whole genome shotgun sequence includes:
- the LOC123320651 gene encoding NADH-ubiquinone oxidoreductase 49 kDa subunit, translating to MRLKFNYLATDSCSQFSSGKMANTLLGSVFKKSPVSVSNLFFKNSRAFISISSDKKAKWYPDSEWASQFAGPLMYPDEVTKHWKLEPHRAKKAPTEKECKNIVLNFGPQHPAAHGVLRLVLELDGEIVKRADPHIGLLHRGTEKLIEYKTYTQALPYFDRLDYVSMMCNEQCYSLAVEKLLNIDVPIRAKYIRVLFAEITRILNHLMAVSTHILDVGAITPLFWLFEEREKLMEFYERVSGARMHAAYIRPGGVSLDLPIGLMDDIHDWAMRFNERLDEVEDVVTSNRIWVQRTENIGVVSAEDALNLGFSGVMLRGSGIKWDLRKVQPYDAYDLVEFDVPIGTKGDCYDRYLCRVEEMRQSLRIIDQCLNKMPAGEIKTDDAKVTPPSRAEMKTSMEALIHHFKLFTQGYQVPPGSTYTAIEAPKGEFAVYLVSDGSSRPYRCKIKAPGFAHLAALEKIGKNHMLADIVAIIGTLDVVFGEIDR from the exons ATGCGattaaaatttaattatttggCTACAGACAGCTGTAGCCAATTTTCAAGTGGAAAAATGGCAAATACATTACTTGGTTCAGTATTCAAAAAATCCCCTGTCTCAGTTTCCAATCTCTTCTTTAAAAACAGTAGAGCATTCATATCCATTAG TTCTGATAAAAAAGCTAAATGGTACCCTGACTCAGAATGGGCATCGCAATTTGCTGGCCCTTTGATGTACCCTGACGAAGTCACGAAGCATTGGAAATTGGAACCACATAGGGCCAAAAAAGCACCCACCGAGAAGGAATgcaagaacattgttttgaattttgGCCCCCAACACCCTGCCGCTCACGGTGTGCTTCGTTTGGTCTTAGAATTAGATGGAGAG ATTGTCAAAAGAGCCGATCCCCATATCGGTCTGTTGCATCGGGGAACAGAGAAATTGATTGAATATAAGACATATACTCAGGCTTTGCCATATTTCGATCGTCTTGATTATGTATCAATGATGTGCAACGAGCAATGCTACAGTTTAGCTGTTGAAAAGTTGCTCAATATTGACGTTCCCATCAGAGCCAAATACATCAGAG ttCTATTTGCTGAGATTACTCGAATTTTGAACCATTTGATGGCTGTTAGTACCCATATTTTGGATGTTGGAGCTATCACCCCTTTGTTTTGGCTATTTGAGGAGAGGGAAAAATTAATGGAGTTTTATGAGAGAGTCTCAGGTGCTAGAATGCATGCGGCGTATATAAGGCCTGGAGGGGTGTCTTTG GATTTGCCAATAGGTCTCATGGATGACATTCATGATTGGGCTATGAGATTCAATGAGAGGTTAGACGAGGTTGAAGACGTCGTAACATCCAACAGAATCTGGGTACAAAGAACGGAGAATATTGGAGTTGTTTCTGCTGAAGATGCTTTGAATTTGGGCTTCAG tggagtcaTGCTCAGAGGTTCAGGGATCAAATGGGATCTTCGTAAAGTTCAGCCTTATGACGCATATGATTTAGTTGAATTTGATGTGCCGATTGGTACAAAAGGTGACTGCTATGACAGGTATTTGTGTAGAGTTGAAGAGATGCGACAATCTCTCAGAATTATCGATCAGTGTCTGAACAAAATGCCTGCTGGAGAAATCAAAACGGACGACGCTAAAGTGACACCACCAAGTAGGGCAGAAATGAAG ACTTCTATGGAGGCGTTGATTCATCATTTCAAACTGTTCACTCAGGGCTATCAAGTACCCCCTGGTTCAACATATACAGCGATTGAGGCTCCGAAAGGAGAATTTGCTGTTTATTTAGTATCCGATGGAAGTTCAAGGCCTTATAGATGCAAGATCAAAGCTCCAGGTTTTGCTCATTTAGCAGCTTTAGAAAAGATTGGGAAAAACCACATGTTAGCCGATATTGTAGCTATTATTGGTACTTTGGATGTTGTATTCGGTGAAATCGATCGATAA
- the LOC123321108 gene encoding larval cuticle protein A2B-like produces MHTLNRYLPLVNKIFDDELVAVANAAVIPDVHLVSEEAPAHYKFGYSVNNPLTGDSKHQEETRESDVVQGSYLVEADGTKRVVEYTADAVNGFNAVVHKEPAVVAPAAHHVVATPAVHHVATAPVAHHVVATPVAHHVATAPLVSTRVATLPSVASYSGLYSPYHSYNHPVYSPYHHVNNYVF; encoded by the exons atgCATACATTGAACAGATATCTACCGCTTGTGAACAAAATTTTCGATGATGag CTGGTGGCTGTAGCTAACGCTGCTGTAATTCCTGACGTTCACCTTGTGTCCGAAGAGGCACCAGCCCATTACAAATTTGGCTATTCAGTTAACAACCCCTTGACTGGCGATAGCAAGCACCAGGAGGAAACCCGTGAAAGTGATGTTGTCCAAGGTAGCTACTTGGTAGAAGCTGACGGTACCAAACGTGTTGTTGAATACACTGCCGATGCCGTGAACGGATTCAACGCTGTTGTACACAAAGAACCCGCTGTAGTTGCTCCTGCTGCTCACCATGTGGTTGCCACTCCTGCTGTGCACCACGTTGCTACAGCTCCAGTGGCCCACCACGTTGTAGCTACCCCAGTTGCTCACCATGTTGCTACCGCACCCCTTGTTTCCACCAGAGTAGCCACTCTTCCATCAGTTGCCAGCTACTCCGGATTGTACTCTCCATACCACTCTTacaaccaccctgtatattccccCTACCACCACGTCAACAACTACGTGTTCTAA
- the LOC123320494 gene encoding facilitated trehalose transporter Tret1-like encodes MLFGILWSYIKIIWEKRSSRSSSELNADRKWDTTIYQIFISLGPLIFCFSVGAMMGFSGIFLPQLEAGKGQMKTNGDVQSWIASSAVLSMTFFSLFGGFLMEEVGRRSAHIIPAIPGIAGWLTIYFARNISTILIGRILTGISCGLFAPITSAYIGEITSPSLRPFILGCITLSVTSGTLLCHLVGTFYSWRTTAIFCAIFPTIGGILTFFSEETPTWLFRKDRIEDACAAFSRIRGQSEETEKELEVMLEKHKNGGFRSKPLAEITQDLIAKPELFKPLLVVVLYFVSAQFAGINVVTFYAIDVVKLSLGAKFEKSHVTMLGMDFIRVVTSVIACILLKNLKRRHLVVGGGVGCMGCLLTLSFSNFLSRVTENTLLSVYAPLTALLAYVFFISISLVPLPWCLAGELLPQELKGLASSLLCFFSFTAFFIAVKCAPFLFEFLGAGLTYLVFCGSVLFGTTLCWFFLPETKNKTLEEISDTYSER; translated from the exons CCTTTGGAGTTATATAAAAAT AATATGGGAAAAAAGATCAAGCAGATCTTCATCCGAACTGAACGCTGATCGAAAATGGGACACAACAATATATCAG ATTTTCATTAGTTTGGGACCGCTGATCTTCTGCTTCAGTGTTGGGGCTATGATGGGATTTTCTGGCATATTCCTGCCACAGCTTGAGGCAGGGAAAGGCCAGATGAAAACTAATGGGGATGTTCAGTCCTGGATCG CGTCTTCAGCTGTGCTCTCCATGACATTCTTCTCCCTTTTTGGAGGTTTCCTGATGGAGGAAGTAGGAAGAAGGTCGGCACACATCATTCCAGCCATCCCTGGCATCGCAGGATGGTTAACGATCTATTTTGCCAGAAATATATCGACTATACTCATAGGCAGAATTTTAACAGGAATTTCTTGTGGTCTGTTCGCACCAATAACATCAGCCTACATCGGAGAAATAACATCACCATCTCTCAGACCCTTCATTCTAGGCTGTATCACGCTAAGTGTGACGTCAGGAACTTTGCTGTGTCATTTAGTTGGCACATTTTACTCCTGGAGGACAACAGCAATTTTTTGCGCAATATTTCCAACTATTGGTGGAATCCTAACTTTCTTTTCTGAGGAAACCCCCACTTGGCTCTTCAGGAAGGATAGAATAGAAGACGCATGCGCAGCATTCTCTAGGATCAGGGGACAATCAGAAGAGACCGAAAAGGAGCTGGAGGTGATGTTGGAGAAACACAAGAATGGTGGATTTCGAAGTAAACCACTGGCAGAAATCACTCAGGATTTGATTGCTAAGCCCGAATTGTTCAAGCCTTTACTTGTCGTCGTTTTATACTTCGTGTCCGCGCAATTTGCCGGCATAAACGTTGTAACCTTCTACGCTATAGACGTTGTTAAGTTGAGTTTAGGGGCTAAATTCGAAAAATCCCATGTGACGATGCTTGGCATGGATTTTATCCGAGTGGTTACCTCAGTTATAGCTTGTATCCTTCTGAAGAATTTAAAACGACGACATTTAGTCGTTGGTGGGGGTGTAGGGTGTATGGGATGCCTCTTAACATTGAGCTTCTCTAATTTCCTGTCAAGGGTCACTGAAAACACTCTGTTATCGGTTTATGCCCCTCTGACTGCACTTCTCGCCTACGTTTTCTTCATTTCCATCAGTCTCGTTCCTCTGCCCTGGTGCCTGGCTGGTGAATTGCTGCCACAAGAACTCAAAGGGCTAGCTTCCAGCCTGCTGTGTTTCTTTTCTTTCACCGCCTTTTTCATCGCAGTGAAATGTGCGCCATTCTTGTTCGAGTTCTTGGGAGCGGGATTGACGTACTTGGTCTTCTGTGGTTCAGTACTCTTCGGTACCACATTGTGTTGGTTCTTTCTTCCTGAGACGAAGAATAAGACGTTGGAGGAAATATCGGATACATATAGCGAAAGATGA